Proteins encoded by one window of Bauldia sp.:
- the typA gene encoding translational GTPase TypA, with translation MALRNVAIIAHVDHGKTTLVDRLLQQSGAFRENQKVAERVMDSNDLERERGITILAKATSVVWKDVRINIVDTPGHADFGGEVERILSMVDSAIILVDAAEGPMPQTKFVLGKALKIGLRPIVCINKVDRPDARVQEVVNEVFDLFAALDATEEQLDFPIIYGSAKQGWMADSPTGAKDEAMAPLFDLILKHVPEPTIEPGPFRMLGTLIEANPYLGRLITGRIFAGSVKANQAVKVIDREGKVVESGRVSKILAFRGIERVPIDEADAGDIVAIAGLPKFNVADTLAAPEVTVPLQAQPIDPPTLSMTFMVNDSPLAGTEGDKVQSRVIRERLFREAEGNVALRVDVAPNSDAYVVSGRGELQLAILIETMRREGFELSVSRPKVVFQEDPKTGKMLEPIEEVVIDVDEEYAGVVIDKLSQRKADMIEMRPSGGGRMRLVFHAPTRGLIGYQGELMTDTRGTSVMNRLFHAYAEYKGDIPGRRNGVLISNESGEAVAYAMWKLEDRGPMMIEPGAKVYRGMIVGEHTRDNDLEINVLKGKQLTNIRAAGKDEAVRLTPPIRMTLEKALAWIDDDELVEVTPTSIRLRKSLLDPNARKRADRAGAA, from the coding sequence ATGGCCCTCCGCAACGTCGCGATCATCGCCCACGTCGACCACGGCAAAACGACCCTGGTCGACCGGCTTCTGCAGCAGTCCGGCGCCTTCCGCGAGAACCAGAAGGTCGCCGAGCGCGTGATGGACTCCAACGACCTCGAGCGCGAGCGCGGCATCACCATCCTCGCCAAGGCGACGTCGGTGGTGTGGAAGGACGTCCGCATCAACATCGTCGATACCCCCGGCCACGCTGATTTCGGCGGCGAGGTCGAGCGCATCCTGTCCATGGTCGACAGCGCCATCATCCTGGTCGACGCCGCCGAAGGGCCGATGCCGCAGACCAAGTTCGTGCTCGGCAAGGCGCTGAAGATCGGGCTGCGCCCGATCGTGTGCATCAACAAGGTCGACCGCCCCGACGCCCGCGTGCAGGAAGTCGTGAACGAGGTGTTCGACCTCTTCGCCGCCCTCGACGCCACCGAGGAGCAGCTCGACTTTCCGATCATCTATGGCTCGGCCAAGCAGGGCTGGATGGCCGACAGCCCGACCGGCGCCAAGGACGAGGCGATGGCGCCGCTGTTCGACCTGATCCTGAAGCACGTTCCCGAGCCGACCATCGAGCCCGGCCCGTTCCGCATGCTGGGCACCCTCATCGAAGCCAACCCCTACCTCGGCCGCCTTATCACCGGCCGCATCTTCGCCGGCAGCGTCAAGGCCAACCAGGCGGTCAAGGTCATTGACCGCGAGGGCAAGGTCGTCGAGAGCGGCCGCGTGTCGAAGATCCTCGCCTTCCGTGGCATCGAGCGCGTGCCGATCGACGAAGCCGACGCCGGCGACATCGTCGCCATCGCCGGCCTGCCCAAGTTCAACGTCGCCGATACGCTTGCCGCGCCGGAAGTCACCGTGCCGCTGCAGGCCCAGCCGATCGACCCGCCTACGCTGTCGATGACCTTCATGGTCAACGACAGCCCGCTCGCCGGCACCGAGGGCGACAAGGTGCAGAGCCGCGTCATCCGCGAGCGCCTGTTCCGCGAGGCCGAGGGCAACGTCGCGCTCCGCGTCGACGTCGCCCCGAATTCCGACGCCTACGTCGTCTCCGGCCGCGGCGAATTGCAGCTCGCGATTCTCATCGAGACCATGCGCCGCGAGGGCTTCGAGCTCAGCGTCTCGCGCCCCAAGGTCGTGTTCCAGGAGGACCCCAAGACCGGCAAGATGCTCGAGCCGATCGAGGAAGTCGTCATCGACGTCGATGAGGAATACGCCGGCGTCGTCATCGACAAGCTGTCGCAGCGCAAGGCCGACATGATCGAGATGCGCCCGTCGGGCGGCGGCCGCATGCGGCTGGTATTCCATGCGCCCACCCGCGGCCTCATCGGCTACCAGGGCGAGTTGATGACCGACACCCGCGGCACCTCGGTGATGAACCGCCTGTTCCACGCCTACGCCGAGTACAAGGGCGACATTCCCGGCCGCCGCAATGGCGTGCTCATCTCCAACGAATCGGGCGAGGCCGTCGCCTACGCCATGTGGAAGCTGGAAGACCGCGGCCCGATGATGATCGAGCCTGGCGCCAAGGTTTACCGCGGCATGATCGTCGGCGAGCACACCCGCGACAACGACCTCGAGATCAACGTGCTGAAGGGCAAGCAGCTCACCAACATCCGCGCCGCCGGCAAGGACGAGGCCGTCCGCCTCACCCCGCCGATCCGCATGACGCTGGAAAAGGCGCTCGCCTGGATCGACGACGACGAGCTGGTCGAGGTGACGCCGACCTCGATCCGCCTCCGTAAATCTCTCCTCGACCCGAACGCGCGCAAGCGCGCCGACCGCGCCGGCGCGGCGTAG